The Haploplasma axanthum region AAAAGCTTTGCATTTACCGCAACAACTATTGATGATGCAGACATTAATATAGCTCCAATTGCAGGAGGTAAAATGAATCCTTGATTATATAAAATACCAGCAGCAAGTGGCAATGTTATTAAATTGTATGCTGTTGCCCATATTAAGTTTTGAATCATCTTATTATATGTTTTTTTAGATAATTCTAATAATGCAATGACATCTTTTGGATTTGACTTAACCAAAATAACATCAGCTGTATCAATAGCAACATCAGTACCAGCACCAATTGCAATACCCAGATCAGCCTCTGCAAGTGCAGGAGCGTCATTGATTCCATCTCCAGTCATTGCCACAATATAACCTTTTGCTTTTAAGTCTCTAATTTTTTCTGATTTTTGATGTGGTAATACTTCTGCTATAACTTCGTCAATTTCTAGCTTTTTACCTACTTTTGCTGCAACACCAGAATTATCACCAGTTAAAAGAATTGTTCTTATTCCTTTTTCTTTTAAATCTTTTACTACTTGATATGAAGATTCTTTAATTTTATCTTCTAATGCAAATGATGCAATAACTTTATCTTCTTGCACTAAATAAATAACTGTTAACCCATCTTCGCTCATTTCATGGTGATGATGGTTATCAAAGTTAATTCCATTTTTAGTTAAGTATGCAGGAGATACGATATAATATTTTTTATTATCAATAAATCCTTCAATCCCAACACCAGGAGTATTAGCAAAATCTGTAACTTTTAGTGATTTAGAGTTATTAGTAAGGGCATATTCAGTTATTCCTTTAGCTATAGGATGATTAGAATATTTCTCTAAACTATATGCATAATTAATAACATTTTCTTTTGTTTCACCATATGTATGAATATGACTTACATAAAACTTCCCTTCTGTTAAAGTACCTGTTTTATCAAAAACCACTGCATTTATTTTTCTTGCATTTTCAAAACGTTCACGCTTTTTAATCAACAATCCATTTTTAGCTGCAATACTTGTAGATACACTAGTAACAAGGGGAATTGCAACACCAAGTGCATGTGGACATGCAATAATAACTACGGTAACCACTCTTTCTAACACGAAATCTGCTGGTTTACCACTAAATGACCAAACGATTGCTGTTATTGATGCTATCACTATAGCAAGGTAGAATAAATATTTAGCAAATGTATCTGCAAGTCTTTGAGTTTTAGAACGATTCATTTGTGCATCATTAACAAGTGTTATTACTTGTTCAAGATAAGTATCTTTCCCAAGTTTAGTAACTCTTACATAAATACTTCCATCACCATTAATCGTTCCTCCAATAACATCATCATTAATTTCTTTTAAAACTGGAACAGATTCCCCTGTAATCATCGATTCGTCAAGCGTTGATTTTCCTTCAGTAATAATTCCATCAACCGGAACTTTATCACCGGGTTTAACTATTACGATGTCAGATATTTTTAAATCGGATATTTTAGTAACAACTATTTTATCTTCACGAACTAAATTTGCTTCACTAGGCATTAATTTAGTAAGA contains the following coding sequences:
- a CDS encoding copper-translocating P-type ATPase, encoding MDEKHNHHHNHDEEKNTKKHEHNHNEHMEHHNHIDNNMHMIHKHDEVNNGKHNHHNHMNHGGHDHNKMIKEYKNLFFLSLILTLPIVLLSPMVQELLKFTLRFKYDQIVVFVLATVLVLIGGKPFFVGAKDELKKKGPAMMSLISLAVGISYIYSSAIVFGLKGHDFFWELATLITIMLLGHYLEMKSAVAASNALTSLTKLMPSEANLVREDKIVVTKISDLKISDIVIVKPGDKVPVDGIITEGKSTLDESMITGESVPVLKEINDDVIGGTINGDGSIYVRVTKLGKDTYLEQVITLVNDAQMNRSKTQRLADTFAKYLFYLAIVIASITAIVWSFSGKPADFVLERVVTVVIIACPHALGVAIPLVTSVSTSIAAKNGLLIKKRERFENARKINAVVFDKTGTLTEGKFYVSHIHTYGETKENVINYAYSLEKYSNHPIAKGITEYALTNNSKSLKVTDFANTPGVGIEGFIDNKKYYIVSPAYLTKNGINFDNHHHHEMSEDGLTVIYLVQEDKVIASFALEDKIKESSYQVVKDLKEKGIRTILLTGDNSGVAAKVGKKLEIDEVIAEVLPHQKSEKIRDLKAKGYIVAMTGDGINDAPALAEADLGIAIGAGTDVAIDTADVILVKSNPKDVIALLELSKKTYNKMIQNLIWATAYNLITLPLAAGILYNQGFILPPAIGAILMSASSIVVAVNAKLLRIKK